From Microbacterium invictum, the proteins below share one genomic window:
- a CDS encoding SRPBCC family protein, which produces MPVTDITTDPENLTMTLVADFAAPADRLWRAFTEPEQLERFWGPPGWPSTFTEFDFTVGGRARYHMTSPQGEKSRGSWEFLKIEPEATFEVLDSFVDEDGSPTEGFPPMRMVFTFTSTAGGSRMVNTSHFVSVEALEQSVAMGAVEGSRMAMDQLDAVLQDLREYAQGKGTRTELLDDQHVRITRLIEGPRDLVWRAHHEPELLQRWLLGPDGWQMVECEVGDTYRYVWQQGDDESTRFGFEGETVLSEPTRRAVTTEKMIGMEGPGTLNDLQLYEENGATLLTLLIEYPSRELRDMILATGMTEGMEASYARLEATVIAA; this is translated from the coding sequence ATGCCTGTCACCGACATCACGACCGATCCCGAGAACCTCACGATGACGCTCGTCGCCGATTTCGCGGCGCCGGCCGACAGGCTGTGGCGCGCATTCACCGAACCCGAGCAGCTCGAGCGCTTCTGGGGCCCGCCCGGATGGCCCTCGACGTTCACCGAGTTCGACTTCACGGTCGGCGGGCGAGCCCGGTACCACATGACCAGTCCGCAAGGAGAGAAGTCGCGCGGGTCCTGGGAGTTCTTGAAGATCGAGCCTGAGGCCACCTTCGAGGTGCTCGACTCGTTCGTCGACGAGGACGGCAGCCCGACCGAAGGGTTCCCGCCGATGCGCATGGTGTTCACCTTCACCTCGACCGCCGGCGGCTCGCGCATGGTGAACACCAGCCACTTCGTCTCGGTCGAGGCGCTCGAGCAGAGCGTTGCGATGGGAGCTGTCGAGGGCTCGCGCATGGCGATGGATCAGCTGGATGCCGTGCTGCAGGACCTGCGCGAATATGCCCAGGGCAAGGGCACTCGCACCGAGCTGCTCGACGACCAGCATGTGCGCATCACCCGGCTCATCGAAGGCCCGCGCGATCTCGTCTGGCGCGCGCACCACGAGCCCGAGCTGCTGCAGCGGTGGCTGCTCGGCCCCGACGGCTGGCAGATGGTCGAGTGCGAGGTCGGCGACACGTACCGCTACGTGTGGCAGCAGGGCGATGACGAGTCGACCCGGTTCGGCTTCGAGGGAGAGACGGTGCTCAGCGAGCCCACTCGCCGCGCCGTCACGACCGAGAAGATGATCGGCATGGAGGGGCCCGGCACCCTCAACGACCTGCAGCTGTACGAGGAGAACGGCGCCACGCTGCTGACGCTGCTCATCGAATACCCGAGCAGGGAACTGCGTGACATGATCCTCGCCACCGGAATGACCGAGG
- a CDS encoding ArsR/SmtB family transcription factor, producing the protein MVVQNPSQNDELTDDEIDRVFQALAAATRRDILRRTIEREQSVSALAAEYEMSFAAVQKHVAVLQAAQLIVKRAEGRERLVRADPVMIARARALLARYEDLWRARIDRLDALLAEPENGNLTPQGE; encoded by the coding sequence ATGGTTGTACAAAATCCTTCCCAGAACGATGAGCTGACCGATGATGAGATCGACCGGGTCTTTCAGGCGCTCGCCGCGGCGACGCGGCGCGACATCCTGCGGCGCACGATCGAGCGAGAGCAGTCGGTGTCGGCGCTGGCCGCGGAGTACGAGATGTCTTTCGCCGCGGTGCAGAAGCACGTCGCCGTGCTCCAGGCGGCCCAGCTCATCGTCAAGCGCGCCGAGGGGCGCGAGCGGCTCGTGCGGGCGGATCCCGTCATGATCGCCCGCGCTCGTGCACTGCTGGCTCGGTATGAAGACCTCTGGCGCGCACGCATCGACCGGCTCGATGCGTTGCTGGCAGAGCCCGAGAACGGAAACCTCACACCCCAAGGAGAGTGA
- a CDS encoding class I SAM-dependent methyltransferase, whose translation MNEHITYAGEADLAPTARAEALAARLFESIVPAMELMTVELGFRRGLYAGLRKLGDANVAELALECAASPRYVREWLEQQATAGIIDVAVDGDAAARRYALSSAHAEVLLDAESPFAMAGVSAFLSGMAETFDAVVTDFGRGEGVTYADFGASVRHAISSLNRPGFTLALGEWLAQLPEIDERLRTRASVVVDAGCGTGWSTIALARRYPLAHVIGVDLDAASITEAEANAATAQLGERVRFVIGDAGDRRILRRLAPDGAALVTLFEALHDANDPAGVLGSLASILDPEGAILIGDEKVADEFTPDGDFLERLNYGFSVLHCLPATIAEGDGEANGTVMRAPVLARWVEEAGLSGPDVLPIDNELWRFYRVGRP comes from the coding sequence ATGAACGAACACATCACATACGCCGGCGAGGCAGACCTCGCCCCTACCGCACGTGCCGAGGCTCTCGCCGCGCGCCTCTTCGAGTCCATCGTTCCCGCCATGGAGCTCATGACCGTCGAACTCGGGTTCCGGCGCGGCCTCTACGCCGGACTGCGGAAGCTGGGCGATGCGAACGTCGCCGAGCTCGCCCTGGAGTGTGCTGCATCGCCGCGCTACGTGCGCGAGTGGCTGGAGCAGCAGGCCACCGCCGGCATCATCGACGTCGCCGTCGACGGCGATGCGGCAGCCCGTCGCTACGCCCTCTCGTCCGCGCACGCCGAAGTGCTGCTGGATGCCGAGAGTCCGTTCGCGATGGCAGGCGTCTCAGCGTTCCTCAGCGGAATGGCCGAGACGTTCGATGCCGTCGTGACCGACTTCGGTCGGGGCGAGGGCGTGACCTATGCCGACTTCGGCGCCTCCGTGCGGCACGCCATCTCGTCACTCAATCGCCCCGGGTTCACCCTGGCTCTGGGCGAGTGGCTCGCACAGCTGCCGGAGATCGATGAACGTCTCCGCACACGAGCGTCGGTCGTTGTCGACGCGGGTTGCGGCACCGGCTGGTCGACGATCGCACTTGCGCGGCGCTACCCGCTCGCCCACGTGATCGGCGTCGACCTGGATGCGGCATCCATCACCGAGGCCGAGGCGAACGCTGCCACGGCGCAGCTGGGCGAGCGCGTGCGCTTCGTCATCGGCGACGCCGGGGACCGGAGGATCCTGCGCCGGCTCGCGCCCGATGGCGCCGCGCTCGTCACGCTCTTCGAAGCGCTGCACGATGCGAATGATCCCGCGGGGGTGCTGGGCTCCCTGGCGAGCATCCTGGATCCGGAAGGGGCGATCCTGATCGGAGACGAGAAGGTCGCCGACGAGTTCACGCCCGACGGCGACTTCCTCGAACGGCTGAACTACGGCTTCAGCGTGCTGCACTGCCTCCCGGCGACCATCGCCGAAGGCGACGGAGAGGCGAACGGCACGGTGATGCGTGCACCCGTGCTCGCGCGCTGGGTCGAGGAGGCCGGCCTGTCCGGGCCGGACGTGCTGCCGATCGACAACGAGCTGTGGAGGTTCTACCGCGTCGGAAGACCCTGA
- a CDS encoding alpha/beta fold hydrolase, with amino-acid sequence MPAGDQLIRYVQTADGDVAWSSIGTGPPLVMGGWWSSHLEQDWVFDDFRDFILRLARHRTVIRYDPPGIGMSSADRAPQGIEPHTRAVLAVMDDAKARTADLFAGAAGCPGAVARASHEPARVRSLVLYGGYVRGRDIASPTDREGMIELVRRYWGVTSRMLTDIFVPDTTAEEREIFAECQRRIASADRAAAALAAVYSLDASDDVGRVRAPTLVLHRSGDRAIPLPLGRELAARLHGAAFIELEGANHFPWHGDVDSVMQPVLRHLGVADDVARPPSEPPLIARLTPREREILTLVAEGLTDAQIASALFLSAHTVHRHVANARAKLDVPSRAAAAALVVRG; translated from the coding sequence GTGCCCGCGGGAGATCAGCTGATCCGCTACGTGCAGACAGCAGACGGAGACGTCGCGTGGTCGTCTATCGGCACTGGTCCGCCGCTCGTCATGGGCGGCTGGTGGTCGAGCCATCTGGAGCAGGACTGGGTGTTCGACGACTTCCGCGACTTCATCCTCCGGCTTGCTCGCCATCGCACCGTCATCCGCTACGACCCGCCCGGCATCGGGATGTCGTCCGCCGACCGCGCGCCACAGGGGATCGAGCCCCACACACGCGCGGTGCTCGCGGTGATGGACGATGCGAAAGCACGTACCGCGGATCTGTTCGCCGGGGCAGCGGGATGTCCCGGCGCCGTTGCACGCGCGTCGCACGAACCGGCGCGGGTTCGCTCTCTCGTGCTCTATGGCGGATACGTGCGCGGGCGCGACATCGCCTCTCCGACGGATCGGGAGGGGATGATCGAGCTCGTGCGCCGCTACTGGGGCGTTACCTCGCGGATGCTGACGGACATCTTCGTGCCCGACACCACCGCCGAGGAGCGGGAGATCTTCGCCGAATGCCAGCGCCGGATCGCCAGTGCCGATCGTGCGGCGGCGGCCCTCGCCGCGGTCTACTCCCTCGATGCCTCCGACGACGTCGGACGAGTGCGCGCGCCGACCCTGGTATTGCACCGGAGCGGCGACCGTGCGATCCCGCTCCCTCTGGGACGAGAGCTGGCGGCGCGCCTTCACGGTGCCGCATTCATCGAGCTCGAGGGTGCGAACCACTTTCCGTGGCACGGCGATGTCGACAGCGTCATGCAGCCTGTGCTGCGGCACCTCGGGGTCGCCGACGATGTCGCGCGACCGCCATCCGAGCCGCCGCTGATTGCGAGGCTCACCCCGCGGGAGCGGGAGATCCTCACTCTCGTCGCCGAAGGACTCACGGACGCACAGATCGCGTCCGCGTTGTTCCTCAGCGCTCACACGGTGCACCGGCACGTGGCGAACGCGCGAGCGAAGCTCGACGTACCGTCCCGAGCCGCAGCCGCGGCACTCGTCGTGCGCGGCTGA